A single region of the Stenotrophomonas sp. Marseille-Q4652 genome encodes:
- the rng gene encoding ribonuclease G has translation MSEEILVNVTPRETRVAVIENGMLQELHIERGWRRGVVGNIYKGRVQRVMPGMQAAFVEVGLERAAFLHANDVVRPAPVTSDDADSALPLPSTTPIVELLRDGQDIVVQVVKDPIGSKGARLTTQISIPSRYLVLLPQSRMIGVSARIEDEAERQRLKTLVADLAASHGGYGYIIRTNAEGQPAEAIAEDIAYLSRVWNVVERRGREAPSCSIIYEDLSLPLRSVRDLIRKDVDKVKVDSKETFGQLQAFVNKYMPVLAEKLELYTGDRPIFDMYGVEDEIGRALDKQVPLKSGGYLVIDQTEAMTTIDVNTGSFLGQRNLEETVYRTNLEAAQAVARQLRLRNLGGIIIIDFIDMDDAEHRRQVLRTLEKALARDHAKTTVYEFSPLGLVEMTRKRTVESLERQLSEPCPECSGRGSIKTAETVTYEIFREITRAVRQFDAARLLVIASSKVVARITDEESTAVAELEEFLGKSIRFQADEQYLQEQFDVVLL, from the coding sequence ATGTCCGAAGAGATCCTGGTCAATGTCACCCCCCGCGAGACGCGCGTTGCGGTGATCGAGAACGGAATGCTGCAGGAGCTGCACATCGAGCGCGGCTGGCGCCGTGGCGTGGTGGGCAACATCTACAAGGGCAGGGTGCAGCGGGTGATGCCCGGTATGCAGGCGGCCTTCGTCGAGGTCGGGCTGGAGCGTGCTGCGTTCCTGCACGCCAACGACGTCGTGCGGCCGGCGCCGGTCACCAGCGACGATGCCGATTCGGCCCTGCCGCTGCCCTCGACCACGCCGATCGTCGAGCTGCTGCGTGACGGCCAGGACATCGTGGTGCAGGTGGTCAAGGATCCGATCGGCAGCAAGGGCGCGCGCCTGACCACGCAGATCTCGATCCCGTCGCGCTACCTGGTGCTGTTGCCGCAGTCGCGGATGATCGGCGTGTCGGCGCGGATCGAGGACGAGGCCGAGCGCCAGCGCCTGAAGACCCTGGTGGCCGACCTGGCCGCCAGCCACGGCGGCTACGGCTACATCATCCGCACCAATGCCGAGGGCCAGCCGGCCGAAGCCATTGCCGAGGACATCGCCTACCTGTCGCGGGTGTGGAACGTGGTCGAGCGCCGCGGCCGCGAGGCGCCGTCGTGCAGCATCATCTACGAGGACCTGAGCCTGCCGCTGCGTTCGGTGCGCGACCTGATCCGCAAGGACGTGGACAAGGTCAAGGTCGATTCCAAGGAGACGTTTGGCCAGCTGCAGGCCTTCGTCAACAAGTACATGCCGGTGCTGGCCGAGAAGCTGGAGCTGTACACCGGCGACCGCCCGATCTTCGACATGTACGGCGTGGAGGACGAGATCGGCCGTGCGCTGGACAAGCAGGTGCCACTCAAGTCCGGCGGCTACCTGGTCATCGACCAGACCGAGGCGATGACCACGATCGACGTCAACACCGGCTCGTTCCTGGGCCAGCGCAACCTCGAGGAAACGGTGTACCGCACCAATCTGGAGGCCGCCCAGGCGGTGGCGCGGCAGCTGCGCCTGCGCAACCTCGGCGGCATCATCATCATCGACTTCATCGACATGGATGACGCCGAGCACCGCCGCCAGGTGCTGCGCACGCTGGAGAAGGCGCTGGCGCGCGACCACGCCAAGACCACGGTGTACGAGTTCTCGCCGCTGGGCCTGGTGGAAATGACCCGCAAGCGCACCGTCGAGAGCCTGGAGCGGCAGTTGTCCGAGCCATGCCCGGAATGCAGTGGCCGCGGTTCGATCAAGACCGCCGAGACGGTGACCTACGAGATCTTCCGCGAGATCACCCGCGCCGTGCGCCAGTTCGATGCCGCGCGCCTGCTGGTGATCGCCTCGTCCAAGGTGGTGGCGCGCATCACCGACGAGGAGTCGACCGCGGTGGCCGAGCTGGAGGAATTCCTCGGCAAGAGCATCCGCTTCCAGGCCGACGAGCAGTACCTGCAGGAACAGTTCGATGTGGTCCTGCTCTGA
- a CDS encoding YhdP family protein — protein MQTPPRRRLRLLRRYAFYALAVALVCVALVVGAISQLLPLVEQHPDKVAAWLSDRAGQPVRFDDVETAWTRRGPLLRLDGLHIGRGEGVRIGQAEVLVSLYTGLWPGSSFTELRLRGLSLTLERAGDGRWSVRGLPGGGGGDPLDTLRNLGELQVIDGRLTVDAPSLGVQTEVPRLDLRVRVDGQHLRAGARGWIDAGAPPLVATLDFDRQAGDGLAWVAAEPADLAAWSQLLQFAGVRVQAGKGDVRSWVQLRDHRVVAITTDADLRGVRLAGTPLEKGADAPLETFDTLQLRARWLHTAEGWRLDAPRLWLGWEGGEQQLDGLLLAGGERFALAGEQLDLTPLLRVASLSDRIDAGTRRWLRQAQPQLRFSRVQVGGLRGGALRGSGDLDEMAFAPVGGAPGLSGLRGHFEGDGEAVELTLRPDSTLAFDWPGGFGEVHEIRLAGRLVGWREGEGWRLGTPAMRVQGSNYAADLRGGVWFQGDGTRPWLDLAAELDDVPMVAAKRFWVRSKMSQAAIDWLDAALVDGQVRNGRGLVSGDLDDWPFDGNNGRFEASGHIDQGAIRFQQEWPVMEQMQADIAFIANGFTIRGRGDLAGVPVERFEAGIPDFGESRLRVTADSRADAAQLLAMLRQSPLREDHADTFDNLVASGPTRVSFDLQQPLHAEDGPGRLSGEVELRGARLVDKRWDLRTDAVRGIARYSEGGFAAPELAVRMNDHDGVLALRAGAHVEDPGNVFEARLSAMLDARTLLQRAPELSWLQPRIDGISRWTVGVDVPRTAPGVAVDPPSELRLRSDLVGTALLLPAPLDKPAGEALPTTVSASLPLGSGRVDVAFGKRLALAAQGRQGRTGVQVTLGDDEVDRPPPADGLVVTGRTGSLDALEWIGLARGAADGPESADSTASTASTASSDSLALRQVDVQAAQLLLAGGMFADTRLQLRPRRDAVTVQLDGPSLAGELEVPNADGGTIVGKLDRVHWKMAPTAAALVGEPAAPASEATDPAKVPPLSLVVDDLRFGTAQLGGAALRTRQLRDGLEVEQLQLRAPRQAIDITGQWRGTGDQASTRLHASVTSEDLGQLLQSLDYGGQLRGGQGTLELEARWPGGPGSFALAELQGSLALQARNGQLLEVEPGAGRVLGLLSVAQLPRRLMLDFRDFFSRGFAFNQIEGRVQFGQGTARTEGVSIESPAADLLISGQTDLRTQQFDQTIDVNPRSGNLLTVVGAVAGGPVGAAVGAAANAVLSKPLGGIGARTYHVTGPWKDPKVEVIERNTPAAPPPASPRGKPVVSPPGANPDTLPSPAPGQA, from the coding sequence ATGCAGACCCCGCCGCGCCGTCGCCTGCGCCTGCTGCGCCGCTATGCGTTCTACGCGCTGGCGGTGGCCCTGGTCTGCGTGGCGCTGGTGGTCGGCGCGATCAGCCAGCTGCTGCCGCTGGTCGAACAGCATCCGGACAAGGTCGCCGCCTGGCTCAGTGACCGCGCCGGCCAGCCGGTGCGTTTTGACGACGTGGAAACAGCTTGGACCCGGCGTGGCCCACTGCTGCGGTTGGACGGGCTGCACATCGGCCGGGGCGAGGGCGTGCGCATCGGCCAGGCCGAGGTGCTGGTGTCGCTTTACACCGGGCTGTGGCCAGGCAGCTCGTTCACCGAGCTGCGCCTGCGCGGGCTGTCGCTGACGCTGGAGCGGGCCGGGGATGGCCGCTGGTCGGTGCGCGGCCTGCCCGGTGGTGGCGGTGGTGATCCGCTGGACACCCTGCGCAACCTGGGCGAGCTGCAGGTCATCGATGGCCGCTTGACCGTCGATGCGCCGTCGCTCGGCGTGCAGACCGAAGTGCCGCGGCTGGACCTGCGCGTGCGCGTGGACGGACAGCACCTGCGCGCCGGCGCGCGCGGCTGGATCGATGCTGGCGCGCCGCCGCTGGTCGCCACCTTGGACTTCGACCGGCAGGCAGGGGATGGCCTGGCCTGGGTCGCGGCCGAACCGGCGGACCTGGCCGCGTGGTCGCAGCTGCTGCAGTTCGCTGGCGTGCGCGTGCAGGCCGGCAAGGGCGATGTGCGCAGCTGGGTGCAGCTGCGCGACCACCGGGTCGTGGCCATCACCACCGACGCGGACCTGCGCGGAGTGCGGCTGGCCGGCACGCCGCTGGAAAAAGGCGCGGACGCGCCGCTGGAAACCTTCGACACCCTGCAGTTGCGCGCGCGCTGGCTGCACACCGCCGAGGGCTGGCGGCTGGATGCACCGCGCCTGTGGCTGGGCTGGGAGGGCGGCGAGCAGCAGCTGGACGGCCTGCTGCTGGCCGGCGGCGAGCGTTTCGCCCTGGCCGGCGAACAGCTGGACCTGACGCCACTGCTGCGCGTGGCCAGCCTCAGCGACCGGATCGACGCCGGCACCCGCCGCTGGTTGCGCCAGGCCCAGCCGCAGCTGCGTTTTTCGCGGGTGCAGGTCGGTGGCCTGCGCGGCGGTGCGCTGCGTGGCAGTGGCGACTTGGACGAGATGGCCTTCGCCCCGGTGGGCGGGGCGCCGGGCCTGTCGGGGTTGCGAGGGCATTTCGAGGGCGATGGCGAGGCGGTCGAGCTGACCCTGCGCCCGGACAGCACCCTGGCGTTCGACTGGCCCGGCGGTTTTGGCGAGGTGCATGAGATCCGACTTGCTGGACGCCTGGTCGGCTGGCGCGAGGGCGAGGGCTGGCGCCTGGGTACGCCGGCGATGCGCGTGCAGGGCTCCAACTACGCCGCCGACCTGCGCGGCGGGGTCTGGTTCCAGGGCGATGGGACCCGGCCGTGGCTGGACCTGGCCGCCGAACTGGACGACGTGCCGATGGTCGCGGCCAAGCGCTTCTGGGTGCGCTCGAAGATGAGCCAGGCCGCGATCGACTGGCTCGATGCCGCGCTGGTGGATGGCCAAGTGCGTAACGGTCGCGGACTGGTGTCCGGGGACCTCGATGACTGGCCGTTCGACGGCAACAACGGCCGCTTCGAGGCCAGCGGCCATATCGACCAGGGCGCGATCCGCTTCCAGCAGGAATGGCCGGTAATGGAGCAGATGCAGGCCGACATCGCCTTCATCGCCAACGGCTTCACCATCCGCGGCCGTGGTGACCTGGCCGGCGTGCCGGTGGAGCGCTTCGAGGCCGGCATCCCCGACTTCGGCGAGTCGCGGCTGCGGGTAACCGCCGACAGCCGCGCTGATGCCGCGCAGCTGCTGGCGATGCTCAGGCAGAGCCCGCTGCGCGAGGACCATGCCGACACCTTCGACAACCTGGTTGCCAGTGGACCGACGCGGGTCAGCTTCGACCTGCAGCAGCCGCTGCATGCCGAGGACGGCCCGGGCCGGTTGTCCGGCGAGGTCGAGCTGCGCGGCGCGCGGCTGGTCGACAAGCGCTGGGACCTGCGTACCGATGCGGTGCGCGGCATCGCCCGTTACAGCGAGGGCGGTTTCGCCGCGCCGGAGCTGGCGGTGCGCATGAACGACCACGACGGCGTGCTGGCACTGCGCGCCGGGGCGCATGTCGAAGACCCGGGCAATGTGTTCGAGGCACGCCTGTCGGCGATGCTGGATGCACGGACCCTGCTTCAGCGCGCACCGGAACTGTCCTGGCTGCAGCCACGCATCGACGGCATCTCGCGCTGGACCGTGGGCGTGGACGTGCCGCGCACGGCACCGGGCGTGGCCGTGGATCCGCCCAGCGAGCTGCGCCTGCGCTCGGACCTGGTCGGCACCGCGCTGCTGCTGCCCGCGCCGCTGGACAAGCCCGCCGGCGAGGCGCTGCCGACCACGGTCAGCGCCAGCCTGCCGCTGGGCAGCGGCCGCGTGGACGTGGCGTTCGGCAAGCGCCTTGCCCTGGCTGCACAGGGTCGACAGGGCCGTACCGGCGTACAGGTCACGCTGGGTGACGACGAGGTCGATCGCCCACCGCCGGCCGATGGGCTGGTGGTCACCGGCCGCACCGGCAGCCTGGATGCACTGGAATGGATTGGCCTGGCGCGCGGAGCGGCAGACGGGCCGGAGAGCGCGGACAGCACGGCCAGCACGGCCAGCACGGCCAGCAGCGACTCGCTGGCCCTGCGCCAGGTCGACGTGCAGGCCGCGCAGCTGCTGCTGGCCGGCGGCATGTTTGCCGACACCCGGCTGCAACTGCGGCCGCGCCGCGATGCGGTGACGGTGCAGCTCGATGGCCCATCGCTGGCCGGCGAGCTGGAGGTACCCAACGCCGATGGCGGCACCATCGTCGGCAAGCTGGACCGCGTGCACTGGAAGATGGCGCCGACCGCTGCGGCGCTGGTGGGTGAGCCCGCGGCGCCTGCCAGCGAGGCAACCGATCCGGCCAAGGTGCCGCCGCTGTCGCTGGTGGTGGATGATCTGCGTTTCGGGACCGCCCAGCTCGGCGGTGCCGCGTTGCGTACGCGTCAGTTGCGTGACGGGCTGGAGGTCGAGCAGCTGCAGCTGCGCGCGCCGCGCCAGGCCATCGACATCACCGGCCAATGGCGTGGCACCGGCGACCAGGCCAGTACCCGCCTGCACGCGTCGGTGACCAGCGAGGATCTTGGGCAACTGCTGCAGAGCCTTGATTACGGCGGCCAGCTGCGTGGCGGGCAGGGCACCCTGGAGCTGGAGGCCCGCTGGCCCGGTGGCCCGGGCAGCTTCGCCCTGGCCGAACTGCAGGGCTCGCTGGCGCTGCAGGCCCGCAATGGCCAGCTGCTGGAAGTGGAGCCCGGGGCCGGGCGCGTGTTGGGCCTGCTGAGCGTGGCCCAGCTGCCGCGCCGGCTGATGCTGGATTTCCGCGACTTCTTCTCGCGCGGCTTTGCCTTCAACCAGATCGAGGGCCGGGTGCAGTTCGGTCAGGGCACGGCGCGTACCGAGGGCGTCAGCATCGAAAGCCCGGCCGCCGACCTGCTGATCAGCGGCCAGACCGACCTGCGCACCCAGCAGTTCGACCAGACCATCGACGTCAACCCGCGCTCGGGCAACCTGCTGACCGTGGTCGGCGCGGTGGCGGGTGGTCCGGTCGGCGCGGCCGTGGGTGCCGCTGCCAACGCCGTGCTGTCCAAGCCGCTGGGCGGAATCGGCGCGCGCACCTATCACGTCACCGGGCCGTGGAAGGATCCGAAGGTCGAGGTGATCGAACGCAACACCCCCGCGGCGCCGCCGCCGGCCAGTCCGCGTGGAAAGCCCGTCGTCTCGCCGCCCGGCGCGAACCCGGACACACTGCCTTCCCCGGCCCCGGGCCAAGCTTGA
- the yjgA gene encoding ribosome biogenesis factor YjgA, whose amino-acid sequence MRGRDEETGEFLGESRSQNRREALEILALGEQLVDLTPAQLARLPIPEDLLGHIESSKRITSHGARKRQLAFLAKQMRREEDSTLEAIRDALSANSETSRREVAIMHRIERWRERLLAEGDAALGELLEEYPQADRQQLRTLVRNARAEKARNKPPRAYREIYQVLRGLMLPAQVGGDVASDADEDFDEEEND is encoded by the coding sequence ATGCGCGGACGCGACGAAGAAACCGGTGAATTCCTTGGCGAAAGCCGCAGCCAGAACCGGCGCGAGGCGCTGGAGATCCTGGCGCTGGGCGAACAGCTGGTGGACCTGACCCCGGCCCAGCTGGCCCGGCTGCCGATCCCCGAGGACCTGCTGGGACACATCGAGTCCAGCAAGCGCATCACCTCGCACGGCGCGCGCAAGCGGCAGCTGGCCTTCCTGGCCAAGCAGATGCGCCGGGAAGAGGACTCGACCCTGGAGGCGATCCGCGACGCGCTCAGCGCCAACAGCGAGACCTCGCGACGCGAGGTGGCGATCATGCATCGCATCGAACGCTGGCGCGAGCGCCTGCTGGCCGAAGGCGACGCCGCGCTGGGCGAGCTCCTCGAGGAATACCCGCAGGCCGACCGCCAGCAGCTGCGCACGCTGGTGCGCAACGCCCGGGCCGAGAAGGCCAGGAACAAGCCGCCGCGCGCGTACCGCGAGATCTACCAGGTGCTGCGCGGGCTGATGCTGCCGGCGCAGGTCGGCGGCGATGTCGCGTCCGACGCGGACGAGGACTTCGACGAGGAAGAAAACGACTGA
- the pmbA gene encoding metalloprotease PmbA, giving the protein MNAITPETRASDDSLQRLENLAGISQRLLERARAMGATQAEVSCSEERGLEVNVRLGEVETVESTHDRGIAVTVYFGQRKGSASTADLQESSLEATVAQACAIARHTEDDPAAGLADPELMATGFPDLDLWHPWQLGADEAIDLALACEAAGRDADPRISNSDGASVGTSQSLSVYANSHGFIGRDRGSHHSIGCALIGGQGDGMQRDGWYSSALAREDLQDAAQIGRTAAERTLARLQPRSLPTGEVPVLFASEVARSLIGHLLSAVSGGSLYRRASFLLDSAGTALFPSWFNIDELPLLRRGLRSSAFDGEGVATRNSALVSDGVLQRYILGSYSARKLGLQTTANAGGVHNLQVSANAGDRASLVAGMGRGLLVTELMGQGVNGVTGDYSRGAGGFWVENGQIAYPVDGITIAGNLRQMFASIEAVGSDVDPRSHVRTGSILVGRMTVAGED; this is encoded by the coding sequence TTGAACGCCATCACCCCTGAAACCCGGGCCAGCGACGACAGCCTGCAGCGGCTGGAGAACCTGGCCGGCATCTCCCAGCGCCTGCTCGAGCGTGCCCGGGCCATGGGCGCCACCCAGGCCGAAGTCAGCTGCAGCGAGGAGCGTGGGCTGGAGGTCAACGTGCGCCTGGGCGAGGTGGAGACCGTGGAATCCACCCACGACCGCGGCATTGCGGTGACCGTGTACTTCGGCCAGCGCAAGGGCAGCGCCAGCACTGCCGACCTGCAGGAATCCAGCCTGGAGGCCACCGTCGCCCAGGCCTGCGCGATCGCCCGCCATACCGAGGACGACCCGGCCGCCGGCCTGGCCGATCCGGAACTGATGGCCACCGGGTTCCCCGACCTGGACCTCTGGCACCCGTGGCAGCTCGGCGCCGACGAGGCGATCGACCTGGCGCTGGCCTGCGAGGCCGCCGGGCGCGATGCCGATCCGCGCATCAGCAATTCCGACGGCGCTTCGGTCGGCACCAGCCAGAGCCTGTCGGTCTACGCCAACTCGCACGGCTTCATCGGCCGCGACCGCGGCAGCCATCACTCCATCGGCTGCGCGCTGATCGGTGGGCAGGGCGATGGCATGCAGCGCGACGGCTGGTACTCCAGCGCGTTGGCCCGCGAGGACCTGCAGGACGCCGCGCAGATCGGCCGCACCGCCGCCGAGCGCACGCTGGCGCGCCTGCAGCCGCGCTCGCTGCCCACCGGCGAGGTGCCGGTGCTGTTCGCCAGCGAGGTCGCCCGTTCGCTGATCGGCCACCTGCTGTCGGCCGTGTCTGGCGGCTCGCTGTACCGCCGGGCCAGCTTCCTGCTCGACAGCGCCGGCACGGCGCTGTTCCCGTCGTGGTTCAACATCGACGAGCTGCCGCTGCTGCGCCGTGGCCTGCGCTCGTCCGCCTTCGATGGCGAGGGCGTGGCCACGCGCAATTCGGCGCTGGTCAGCGACGGCGTGCTGCAGCGTTACATCCTTGGCAGCTACTCGGCGCGCAAGCTGGGCCTGCAGACCACGGCCAATGCCGGCGGCGTGCACAACCTGCAGGTCAGCGCCAATGCCGGCGACCGCGCCTCGCTGGTGGCCGGGATGGGACGCGGCCTGCTGGTCACCGAACTGATGGGGCAGGGCGTCAATGGCGTCACCGGCGACTACTCGCGTGGTGCCGGTGGTTTCTGGGTGGAGAACGGACAGATCGCCTATCCGGTGGACGGCATCACCATCGCTGGCAATCTCAGGCAGATGTTCGCCTCGATCGAGGCGGTGGGCAGCGACGTGGATCCGCGTTCGCACGTGCGTACCGGTTCCATCCTGGTCGGCAGGATGACCGTCGCAGGCGAAGATTGA
- the tldD gene encoding metalloprotease TldD: MTDTALSLAQSRLLLPAGLDDHLLERTFGTLLGPGIDFGDLYFQHSRRESWSMEDGIVKDGAHSIEQGVGVRAIAGEKTGFSYSDDIHPDALRVAAQSARAISRDGGARDARSLVRGNGRALYPAIDPVDSLGNEAKVEMLKRLDRFLRAADPRVQQVMVSLSGGVDTVLVARSDGVLAADVRPLVRLNVQVLVEQNGRRESGYAGGGGRYDYAELFAGDRPEAFAREALRQALVNLEAIPAPAGVMPVVLGPGWPGVLLHEAVGHGLEGDFNRKGTSVYAGRIGERVASPGVTIVDDGTLDGRRGSLNIDDEGTPTQCTTLIEDGILVGYMQDTLNARLMGVAPTGNGRRESFAHLTMPRMTNTYMRAGQHDPQEMIRSVKKGLYAVNFGGGQVDITSGKYVFSATEAYLIEDGRITAPVKGATLIGNGPETMQKVRMVGNDLALDEGVGICGKDGQSVPVGVGQPSLLIDGLTVGGTQA, translated from the coding sequence ATGACCGACACCGCCCTCAGCCTTGCCCAGTCCCGCCTGCTGCTTCCCGCGGGCCTGGACGACCATCTCCTGGAACGCACCTTCGGCACCCTGCTGGGCCCGGGCATCGATTTCGGCGACCTGTACTTCCAGCATTCGCGGCGCGAGAGCTGGAGCATGGAGGACGGCATCGTCAAGGACGGCGCCCATTCCATCGAACAGGGCGTGGGCGTGCGCGCCATTGCCGGTGAGAAGACCGGCTTTTCCTATTCCGATGACATCCACCCCGACGCGCTGCGCGTGGCCGCGCAGTCGGCGCGTGCGATCTCCCGCGACGGCGGCGCACGGGACGCGCGCTCGCTGGTCCGCGGCAACGGGCGCGCGCTGTACCCGGCCATCGATCCGGTCGACAGCCTCGGCAACGAGGCCAAGGTGGAGATGCTCAAGCGCCTGGACCGCTTCCTGCGCGCGGCCGACCCGCGGGTGCAGCAGGTGATGGTCAGCCTGTCCGGCGGCGTGGACACCGTGCTGGTGGCGCGCAGCGACGGCGTGCTCGCCGCCGACGTACGCCCGCTGGTGCGCCTGAACGTGCAGGTGCTGGTCGAGCAGAACGGCCGCCGCGAGTCGGGTTATGCCGGTGGCGGTGGCCGCTACGACTACGCCGAACTGTTCGCCGGTGACCGCCCGGAAGCCTTCGCCCGCGAGGCGTTGCGCCAGGCGCTGGTCAACCTCGAGGCGATCCCGGCGCCGGCCGGGGTGATGCCGGTGGTACTGGGCCCGGGCTGGCCCGGCGTGCTGCTGCACGAGGCCGTCGGCCACGGGCTGGAGGGCGATTTCAACCGCAAGGGCACCAGTGTCTACGCCGGCCGCATCGGCGAGCGCGTGGCCTCGCCCGGGGTGACCATCGTCGACGACGGCACGCTCGACGGCCGCCGTGGTTCGCTCAACATCGACGACGAGGGCACGCCGACCCAGTGCACCACCCTGATCGAGGACGGCATCCTGGTCGGCTACATGCAGGACACCCTCAACGCCCGGCTGATGGGCGTGGCGCCGACCGGCAACGGCCGCCGCGAATCGTTCGCGCACCTGACCATGCCGCGCATGACCAACACCTACATGCGGGCCGGCCAGCACGATCCGCAGGAAATGATCCGTTCGGTGAAGAAGGGCCTGTACGCGGTCAACTTCGGCGGCGGCCAGGTCGACATCACCAGCGGCAAGTACGTGTTCTCGGCCACCGAGGCCTACCTGATCGAGGACGGCCGGATCACCGCGCCGGTGAAGGGCGCGACCCTGATCGGCAACGGCCCGGAAACCATGCAGAAGGTGCGCATGGTCGGCAACGACCTGGCGCTGGACGAGGGCGTGGGCATCTGCGGCAAGGACGGGCAGAGCGTGCCGGTGGGCGTGGGCCAGCCGTCGTTGCTGATCGACGGCCTCACCGTGGGTGGTACCCAGGCCTGA
- a CDS encoding DUF4870 domain-containing protein, whose translation MSEFENSTAPQDQRTMALVAHILGIFTWVVGALIVWLINKDDAGKGFVVDQAKEALNFQITMGIAFIATMILVIISFGLLFFLPGLLGIVNLVFCIIAAVKANNGETYRYPFALRLIK comes from the coding sequence GTGAGCGAATTTGAAAACAGCACCGCACCGCAGGACCAGCGCACCATGGCGCTGGTGGCCCATATCCTTGGCATCTTCACCTGGGTCGTCGGTGCCCTGATCGTCTGGCTGATCAACAAGGATGATGCCGGCAAGGGTTTCGTCGTCGACCAGGCCAAGGAAGCGCTGAACTTCCAGATCACCATGGGCATCGCGTTCATCGCGACGATGATCCTGGTCATCATCAGCTTCGGCCTGCTGTTCTTCCTGCCGGGCCTGCTGGGTATCGTCAACCTGGTGTTCTGCATCATCGCCGCGGTCAAGGCCAACAATGGCGAGACCTATCGCTATCCGTTCGCGCTGCGCCTGATCAAGTAA
- a CDS encoding farnesyl diphosphate synthase, with amino-acid sequence MTTEALFGHWRERTERQLDAALPAATVAPLRLHQAMRYATLGGGKRMRPLLAYAAGNLLGADEALLDAPAAAVEMIHAYSLVHDDLPAMDDDELRRGRPTVHVAYDEATAILAADALQAAAFSLLASMPAAAELRVACLQTLADASGAAGMCGGQALDIDATGQQQPLADLERMHALKTGALIRAAVRMGALCGGADEATLQRLDRFAATLGLAFQVRDDILDVEASSDQLGKTAGKDSAQDKSTFPALLGMHEAKAYLAQLTTRMAGELQPFGERASALQALARLAVERSH; translated from the coding sequence ATGACGACTGAGGCCCTGTTCGGGCACTGGCGCGAGCGCACCGAACGCCAGCTCGATGCCGCCTTGCCGGCGGCTACCGTTGCGCCGCTGAGGCTGCACCAGGCCATGCGCTACGCCACGCTCGGCGGCGGCAAGCGCATGCGCCCGCTGCTGGCCTATGCCGCCGGCAACCTGCTGGGCGCCGACGAGGCCCTGCTGGATGCCCCGGCCGCCGCGGTGGAAATGATCCACGCCTATTCGCTGGTGCATGACGACCTGCCGGCGATGGACGACGACGAGCTGCGTCGCGGCCGCCCGACGGTCCACGTGGCCTACGACGAAGCCACCGCCATCCTCGCCGCCGATGCGCTCCAGGCCGCTGCGTTCTCGCTGCTGGCATCGATGCCGGCTGCGGCCGAACTGCGCGTGGCCTGCCTGCAGACCCTGGCCGATGCCTCCGGCGCGGCCGGCATGTGCGGCGGCCAGGCACTGGACATCGACGCCACCGGCCAACAGCAGCCGCTGGCCGACCTCGAACGCATGCATGCGCTCAAGACCGGCGCACTGATCCGTGCGGCGGTGCGCATGGGCGCGCTGTGCGGAGGTGCGGACGAAGCCACGCTGCAACGACTGGACCGCTTCGCCGCCACCCTGGGCCTGGCATTCCAGGTGCGCGACGACATCCTCGACGTGGAAGCCAGTTCCGACCAGCTCGGCAAGACCGCCGGCAAGGACAGTGCGCAGGACAAGTCGACCTTCCCGGCCCTGCTCGGCATGCACGAAGCCAAGGCCTACCTGGCGCAGCTGACCACGCGCATGGCCGGTGAACTGCAGCCCTTCGGCGAGCGCGCCTCCGCGCTGCAGGCACTGGCGCGACTGGCAGTCGAGCGCAGCCACTGA
- a CDS encoding Maf family nucleotide pyrophosphatase — protein MLYLASRSPRRHELLARLGVPFAPLDPQVEEVRGPQESALDYVRRVATEKARAGLALVAAEPDAVVLGSDTEVVLDERVFGKPADADDAAAMLRTLSGRTHQVITVVALAAHGRTESVTVESQVAFEELDEADITAYVATGEPMGKAGAYAIQGGAERHIRHLAGSYSGVMGLPLQQTAQLLRQFGLLPGTTEPGHPPATAAMHRGT, from the coding sequence ATGCTCTATCTTGCCTCCCGCTCTCCCCGAAGACACGAACTGCTGGCACGCCTTGGCGTGCCGTTTGCCCCGCTCGATCCGCAGGTGGAGGAGGTGCGCGGCCCACAGGAATCCGCCCTCGACTACGTGCGCCGCGTGGCCACCGAAAAGGCCCGGGCCGGCCTCGCACTGGTTGCCGCCGAGCCGGACGCGGTGGTGCTGGGTTCGGACACCGAAGTGGTGCTGGACGAGCGCGTGTTCGGCAAGCCGGCCGACGCCGACGATGCCGCGGCAATGCTGCGTACCCTGTCAGGCCGCACCCACCAGGTGATCACCGTCGTCGCGCTGGCGGCCCATGGCCGCACCGAGTCGGTGACGGTGGAATCGCAGGTGGCCTTCGAGGAGCTGGACGAGGCCGACATCACCGCCTACGTCGCTACCGGCGAGCCGATGGGCAAGGCCGGAGCCTATGCGATCCAGGGCGGCGCCGAGCGCCATATCCGCCATCTGGCCGGCAGCTATTCCGGCGTGATGGGGTTGCCGCTGCAGCAGACCGCGCAGTTGCTGCGCCAGTTCGGCCTGCTGCCGGGCACCACCGAGCCAGGACATCCGCCGGCAACGGCTGCAATGCACAGGGGAACATGA